The genomic interval CACCAGGGTTTTAATACCTTAAAAGAAACAATCTTTTTTTCTATTGATTGATTATTCCCTGCTAAATTGACTATCTTTAATTTAAGTGTGTATTCTCCATAAGTTAGAAAATTAAACATTACTTTTGTATTTTTCATGTTTTCTAATTTCTGCCAGGTCTCATTTTCTCCATCAAGTTTGTAATAGATTGCCATGCTATAATCATTTCTAAACCAGATTACGTCAAGGTTAAATGTGATATCTTTAGCTCCATATGGAATTTCAAGTAAATTTGTTAGAGGAATTAATTTATGTGTCTGTTTGTGATATCTATAGGTTATATTTGTTAGATATACTTTGGGATTAAATTGTTTGTTTTTGATTGCGATTATTTTTTTACTTATTTTGGCAATGCCTCCAAAAACACCTATCCAAACATTGTTTTCGCTGTCCTTGCAAATTGCATTATGAGTTGTAAACTCATTTCCTGGCAAGCCTTCATCTTTTGTTAAAATTTCAACAACTTTTTCTGCATTTATATCAAACAGGCATGCTCCCCCATCAGTCCCCATCCAGACATAGTTATCAAGTGCCAGAACTGAAACTCCACTGTAGTTAGGGAATCCATATTTTGAATTGTATAGCTTTGCTATTCCATCTTTAATTTTTACCAGTCCATAGTTGCAGGCTGCCCAGAATGTGCCATTTTTATATGAAAGTGCGTATATTGTGTTGAATTCATTTTTCAGGTTTTTTATTACCCCTGAAAATTCTCCATTTTTAAATTTAATAATTCCTGCACCGTAAGTGCTTAAATATATATTCCCTTTTTCATCCTTTTCTATACATCTAATATAAGATGCAGGTAAGCCGTTTGCGGTGGTAAAAATTTTCCATTTGTTGTTTTTTAAAACAGCGAATCCATTTTTTGTAGAAACATACAGGGTGTTTTTCAGGTAAAGCAAATCGGTAATACGATTGTCAGGTAAACAGTGGTTTTCTTTTTTGAAAATTATTGTTTTTCCTTGCGGAGTTAGTTTTACCACCCCTCCTCCTTCAGTGGCAAAATAGTAGTTGCCTTTATTATCCTTTTCAATTGCCCATATTATGTATTGATTGAGATAATTATTCTCAAATTTTCTAACTTTCTGGTTTTTTATTGTTGCCACTCCTCTATTTATTCCAGCCCACATTTCTTTTTTTGTCTTATCCCAGAATAGTGAAATACAACTTTTAATATCTTTTCCTTGAATTTTTTTAAAGATTGTAATGTCGTTATTAACCAATTTTGCCAATCCTGAATTTGTTCCAAACCAGAGTATTCCATCATTATTTTCAAATATTGAAAAAATAGGAAGCTCGGGGAGCCCATTTTCTGTTGTGTAGTATTTAATTTTTTTCTTTGATTTTTTTATCAAATATTTATTTGTCCCTATCCAGAGTTCATTGTTTTTGCTAATTGTAGCGTCAAATATAACAAGAGTTTTGTCTTTTGAAGAATATAATTTCTCAGTCTCAAACTTTTTTCCTTTATCTGTTATTTTAATAACCTTGTTTTCGCTTATTGCAAATAGTGATTTTTCATTAATTTTTTTCAGTTTCGCTGCTGTATTTAATCTGGTAATAATGGAGTGTTTTTTGGTTTTTAAATCTATTGAATAAATTCCTCCATTTTCTAACGAAACTATGGCCTTTTCTTTTATTAACACTATAGAATAAGGATTTTTTACGTTCCAGAAATTTTCTATTTGTCCCTTTTCTGGTAAATAGCAATATATTCCCTGATTTTTAATACAAACAATTATTGTAAAAGACTTTTTATGTTTTTCTCTAACAAAGAAATCAACAATTTCCCCGTCAATTGGTATTTTTTTAAAGTAGTCTTCATCTGTTTTTTTATATGCTAATCCATTGTAAGTTAATATAAAAATATGTCCACAATGTATTATTTGAATTTTTAGAATTGAAATACCTGGTAACCCTTCTTTTAGTCCATAGTTTATGAATTTAAACCCGGTAAAGTAGGATAGCCCTGAACCACAACCTATCCATAATGCTCCATTAGAATCGTTCTTAATATCTCTAACCTGGTTCGATGCAAGCCCGTCGGCTGATGTATAAACCCTTAATGGTAGATATTGTGCTTTTATAGGGAAAATAGAAAATAAAATAATTATAATAATTAATAATTTTAATTTCTTTTTCATAAAAAAATTATATATGTTTTTTTGCTGTAATGCAACACATTAGACTTTTTTAACATAGATGTAGGTAATGTCATCTTCAAAAACTTGATTTGTGATTTCAAATAATTTCTTTTTAAAATAAGTGCTAAGATCTTGTTGATTTTTTCCTTCATGTATTAATTTTATAATCCCTTCCTCTCCTATTTCTTCCCCATTAAGGTTTTTTGCTTCAGAAATTCCATCTGTGTACATGAAAATGAAATCTCCCTTTCTAAACTCTGTTTTGTGCTTTTTGTAGGAAGCAAAATCAAGTAGGCCAATTACTGGTCCACCTTCTTTGAGCTTTTTGATTTTTCCTCCCGAGAATAGCAAAGGAGCTGTATGACCTGCATTTAAATACTCAATTTTGTTTGAATTTTTATCTATCAGTATAAGGCTTAGAGCTACAAACTTATTACTTTCTGTAATTGTAATTAACAATTTGTTCAAGGTATATGCTATTTTTTCAAGATCATATACGCCTTTTAAAATCAAAGTTTTTACCGATGATTGCACAGCAGACATTATTAAGGATGCGGGGATACCTTTTCCAGATACATCAGCAATTATAATTAGAGTTTTATTTTTGTTTATAGGCAGTATATCGTAGTAGTCACCACCTACCTGGTGATAGGTTATCATTCCTGTTTGAATTTCCAATCCTTTTATGTCAGGTATGTTTATCGGTAAAAGTTTTTGTTGAATTTCTTTTGCAATCATTATCTCTTTTTCAAGTTTCTCTTTTTCAAGCATTTGGTTAATCATTTTTAAATTTTCTATGTTTGTATAAAGCAGGTTTAAGACGATTTGAGCAAAATGTATTTCAGATTGTTCAGGTTTTTTCCCGTTGATTTTTTCTCCTAAATATCCTGTTAAATAGTCTATTTTAATTTTTTTAGTTTTTTCTCTTTTAAATCTTTTGAGGTTAAGTTTCTGGTAAAAATTTTTTCTCTGTCATTTTCTTTTATTTTAAGTGCAATTTCTTTTATACCTAAACTTCCGGAAATAATGTTTAAACAAATTGAAATTGTTTTTTCTATATCTCTTGTAAAAAGCATTTCTTTGCTTGCTTCAAAAATTGACTCAAATTGCAGTATCTTTTTGCTGAGTTTTTTGTTTGCATTTTTTAAACTATCAATATTATCTATATTTTTTAGCAAAATTGTGGATAGGTGGCATATTGTATCAATAAACATTGTTTCTTTTCTTGTAAGGGTAATTTGTTCATTTTTCCCGCCTAATTTTACTTCCCCTATTTTTTTTCTTCCATATATTAACTGCCGGTTAATTGAGTATTTTTTTTGTGCCTTTCCTTTAATTATCTCGATATCCCCAGTTTTGATAACTCCATTTTTTACCTTTAATCTTCCCATTAAGGTTAAAATTGTGAGGTTTGCAATGTTCTTTGCTGACGCATTTTCTTTTGCGTTAGATATAAAATCATAGAAGGTTAAAAGGTCAAGTTCTGAAGGTGAGGTTTTATTTGATTTTTTTGGTAAGTTTGCAGAAGTGTCTGTCATTTTCACTACCGTATTCTACTGAATCCATAAATTTAACCATAAGCATAATGCCTAATCCGCCTTTTTTGTATTTTTTTAGATACTCTTCCATATCAGGTAGGATAAGTTTGTCAGGTGTAAAAGGTATGCCTGTATGTGAGATTTTTATGACAAGCTCTTTGTTCTTGGTGAAGTACTCAATTTCAATGTTTTTTGTTTTATCCATTTTATAGGCATGCTTTATGGTATTTGTTACCGCTTCATCAACAGAAAGAGAGATGTTGTTGCTACTTTCTTTATCAAAGCCCAAAAGAGAACAGATATCTACAGTTAACTTGTTTATTAAAGTAAGGTATTCAGTGTCTGCTTTTATTGTGGTTTTAAGGTAAAGGTTCCTATCCATTTTTTTTAAAAGCTTTTAAGCCCTCCTCTAATGAATTAAATATTTCAAAAAGTTCAGTAAAGCCTAATATATCAAAAACCCTGTAAACACTGTTGGATGTATTGCATAGTTTAATATCACCATTATTTGATTTTATTTTTTCAATGACACCCATAAGAGCACCTAAGCCTGCTGAAGAAATATAGTCAAGTTCTTTGCAATCAATTAAAAGATAGTACTCTCTGTTTTCTACACATTGTTCAAGCGTTTTTTCAAACTCATTAACTGTGTGTGCGTTAATTGCCCCTTTGATTTTTAAAACTGTTACCTTTTCTATTCTTTCTTTTTTAATCTCCAGTTCCATATCTCACCTCTCAGTAATTTACGAGTTTTTTTTAATTTTGTTTATTCTATCATTTTTTTATGAGTGAATTTTAATCTTTTTGGGATTGCTTTGCCTGTCTTTAGACTGTTTAACCAGTTCTTTAATAGAAAGGTTTGTATTTACCGGGATATAGTCAGGCATAATTTCTTCTAATGGCTGTAATACAAATAGCCTGTCCATATATGAGGGATGAGGTATTTGTAGATTGTGAGTGTATGTACAAATCCTTGAATAAAAAATTATATCAATATCTATATTTCTTGGCCCTTTGTCAATATTTGTTTCTCTGCCCATTCTTTTTTCTATCTGTTTTATCAGGCGAAGGAGTTTAAAAGGGTTCAATGTTGTTGTAAATATTCCCACACAGTTTATAAATTCTGGCTGATTTGTATAATCTACAGGATTTGTTTTATAAAAAGAAGAGAGTTTTTCAAGTTTAACCTTATTTGCTCCAAGAAAATTAAGTGCAGTTTTTATGTTTTTTTCTCTATCTCCAATATTGCTTCCAAATGCTAAAACCACTTTTTCATTGTTCATATTAACCTCTTACTATAAAATATAACCAAAGGTTATTATAGCACTAATTGATGAATAGGAAGGGAGAGTTTAATATGGATGACAGGTTAAAGGATTTTTTATTAAATTCTTCAAGTAATTTTGCTTTCGGATATGTCAAGTTTGAGGGTGATTTTTATTCTTTTTCCATGGACAATGGGGATTATTCCTATAAAAAATTTGATTTTGAAGAGTTTAAGTCATTTTTTAATATTTTTGCAGAAGAAAAACTGAGGTTATTTCTCAAAACTCTTGAAGGTCTTATTCATAACTCAAATGGGAAAATTTCTCCTGTTGTGTCACGGTTAGGACTGCTTGAACCTAAAATTGAATCCTTAAAGGATAATCCAGAATATAGAGGTGTTGATAGGGTATTCCAAAAAATTGTAAAGTCTGTTAAAGATTTGATGGGAATGTATGATTCTATAGGTGATTTCTTGATGTATTATGGAATGGACGAAGAGGTTAGTTTAAATTTGAAAAGATTTTTTGATGGATTTCATCAGGCAGTTATAACAGATAGAGAGATTAAGCATAAGGTTGTTTTTGATATTGATATTGATGAGTTTATAAATATGAAAGTAAATGGTAAAGATTTTATGAGGGCGTTTTATTTTTTAAGTGAAGCATTGTTCTCCCTTATAAGAAACAAAGAAGAGACATTTGATTTAAAAATAACTGCCTCCAAAGAGGAAAAAGTATTAATATCTATTAATTTTCCTAAAATGCCCTTTGCAATAGATAATGATGGAAATTTAGGTTGGGATATGTTGCAATCTTACATGTATTACAACCTTTTTAAAAATATTTTAGAAAATAGAAATTTTCTGATTAAAGAATTTGAGCAAAATATAGAGATTGAGCATTAAAATGGGTTTTTCAGAGCAGGATTTTTACTTTATGAGAATTGCCCTTGAGCAGGCAATGGAAGGCTTTGATAGAGATGAAGTGCCTATTGGGGCTTTAGTTGTGTCAAAAGATGGAGTTATTCTCGGAAAGGGGTTTAACTCTCCAATCTCTTCCAATGACCCTACAGCCCATGCTGAGGTAAACGCTATTAGAGATGCTGCAAAATTTGAAAAGAATTATAGGCTAACAGGTGCCACAATGTATGTAACATTAGAGCCGTGTTTAATGTGCTATGGTGCAATGGTGCATGCGAGAATAGAGAGGTTGGTTTTTGGCGCATACGATAAAAGAAGCGGTTTAACCTCGCACCTTGAATTGATAGAAAGGTTGAATTTAAATCATTCAATTAAAATTGAAGGCGGTTTATTAGAAAATGAATGCGGAGAATTGCTTTCAAGGTTTTTTGAATTAAAAAGGCAAATGAAAAAGCAGTCAAAATAATGTAAAATCAATAATTAAGTGGAGGGATGCCGGAGTGGTTGAACGGGCCGCACTCGAAATGCGGTGTACCCCTGCTGGTACCCTGGGTTCGAATCCCAGTCCCTCCGCCATATCAAATAATAATTTGAAAAGAATAGACTAAAAAAATAATTTAATTCCATTTTTCTTTTAATTTGTTAAAAAGTGTATTTTTCAAAATCCTATACTAATTTTTATTTTTTTTATAAAATTAAAGTTGATATTTGCTTTGCGATAAATTAGAATAATGAATGAATAGTCATTCAGTAATAATTTTTAGGAGGGCTTATGAATCCTACTGCCGGTATTGGATACTGGGTTTACCTGATTGTTTTTTTTGGCGGATTGCTGTTTTTCTTTTATGAAATTTGGCAAAAGTATCTGCTCCTTAAAGTTGCTAAACCTGAAAACAGGTTTGATAATGTAGGAGAAAGAATTAAAAGAGTTTTGCTTTTTGCTTTTGGACAAAAGAGAATTTTAAAGGATCCCCAGACTGGTTTGATGCACGCTTTTATTTTCTGGGGTTTCTGTGTGTTAGCTTTAAGAACAATTACTGTTTTTGGAAAAGGTTTTTACAATAAGTTTCTTGATTCTTTTATCTTTTCTCCTGTAGGGCATGCATACCTCTATATGAAAGATATATTTGTCATTCTTGTGTTGATAATGATTATATACGCAACAATCAGAAGGGCAATTATTAAACCTAAAAGGCTTGACCCATCGTGGGAAGGCTATTTGATTCTCTTTTTTATCTTTGTATTAATGGTTACAGATATTTTAATGGATGGTGCTGAGTTTTACCATAATCCTGCCGCGGTAGCTTTTTTAGGACCTATATCATCAAAGTTTTTTAAGGGTATGAGTGAGTCTTCTTTAGCAACCCTCTACAACACATCATGGTGGATTCATGTTATTACCCTGCTTGTCTTCTTGAATGAATTACCAAGGGGCAAACACTTCCACGTTATTACGGCTATTCCAAATGTTTACTTTCAGAAGCTTGAACCTAAAGGGAAAATTAAAACAGTTGAAAACCTTGAAGAGCTTTTTGATACTGAAGACGAAGATATCCCTGTTGGAATTTCAAAGATTACTGATTTTACCTGGAAGCAGTATCTTGACTTATACACATGTACAGAGTGTGGAAGGTGCCACGAATTCTGTC from Thermotomaculum hydrothermale carries:
- a CDS encoding STAS domain-containing protein encodes the protein MELEIKKERIEKVTVLKIKGAINAHTVNEFEKTLEQCVENREYYLLIDCKELDYISSAGLGALMGVIEKIKSNNGDIKLCNTSNSVYRVFDILGFTELFEIFNSLEEGLKAFKKNG
- a CDS encoding PP2C family protein-serine/threonine phosphatase; its protein translation is MLEKEKLEKEIMIAKEIQQKLLPINIPDIKGLEIQTGMITYHQVGGDYYDILPINKNKTLIIIADVSGKGIPASLIMSAVQSSVKTLILKGVYDLEKIAYTLNKLLITITESNKFVALSLILIDKNSNKIEYLNAGHTAPLLFSGGKIKKLKEGGPVIGLLDFASYKKHKTEFRKGDFIFMYTDGISEAKNLNGEEIGEEGIIKLIHEGKNQQDLSTYFKKKLFEITNQVFEDDITYIYVKKV
- the folK gene encoding 2-amino-4-hydroxy-6-hydroxymethyldihydropteridine diphosphokinase, producing MNNEKVVLAFGSNIGDREKNIKTALNFLGANKVKLEKLSSFYKTNPVDYTNQPEFINCVGIFTTTLNPFKLLRLIKQIEKRMGRETNIDKGPRNIDIDIIFYSRICTYTHNLQIPHPSYMDRLFVLQPLEEIMPDYIPVNTNLSIKELVKQSKDRQSNPKKIKIHS
- the tadA gene encoding tRNA adenosine(34) deaminase TadA; protein product: MGFSEQDFYFMRIALEQAMEGFDRDEVPIGALVVSKDGVILGKGFNSPISSNDPTAHAEVNAIRDAAKFEKNYRLTGATMYVTLEPCLMCYGAMVHARIERLVFGAYDKRSGLTSHLELIERLNLNHSIKIEGGLLENECGELLSRFFELKRQMKKQSK
- a CDS encoding ligand-binding sensor domain-containing diguanylate cyclase, coding for MKKKLKLLIIIIILFSIFPIKAQYLPLRVYTSADGLASNQVRDIKNDSNGALWIGCGSGLSYFTGFKFINYGLKEGLPGISILKIQIIHCGHIFILTYNGLAYKKTDEDYFKKIPIDGEIVDFFVREKHKKSFTIIVCIKNQGIYCYLPEKGQIENFWNVKNPYSIVLIKEKAIVSLENGGIYSIDLKTKKHSIITRLNTAAKLKKINEKSLFAISENKVIKITDKGKKFETEKLYSSKDKTLVIFDATISKNNELWIGTNKYLIKKSKKKIKYYTTENGLPELPIFSIFENNDGILWFGTNSGLAKLVNNDITIFKKIQGKDIKSCISLFWDKTKKEMWAGINRGVATIKNQKVRKFENNYLNQYIIWAIEKDNKGNYYFATEGGGVVKLTPQGKTIIFKKENHCLPDNRITDLLYLKNTLYVSTKNGFAVLKNNKWKIFTTANGLPASYIRCIEKDEKGNIYLSTYGAGIIKFKNGEFSGVIKNLKNEFNTIYALSYKNGTFWAACNYGLVKIKDGIAKLYNSKYGFPNYSGVSVLALDNYVWMGTDGGACLFDINAEKVVEILTKDEGLPGNEFTTHNAICKDSENNVWIGVFGGIAKISKKIIAIKNKQFNPKVYLTNITYRYHKQTHKLIPLTNLLEIPYGAKDITFNLDVIWFRNDYSMAIYYKLDGENETWQKLENMKNTKVMFNFLTYGEYTLKLKIVNLAGNNQSIEKKIVSFKVLKPWWAKEWVILTIILLLLVLGAFFTLYFTDLRTKHLKEEKQRLDKLVAEKTRQLQKVNEELIEKNKMLLELAEKDFLTGLYNRRHAIKVLKIYQKLAERENDFKISFILIDIDFFKIINDTYGHDAGDFVLKQLARLMKENTRKSDIVARWGGEEFLIILPKTNLEQAKIVAEKLRKIVEETEFQYKSNKIKFTISAGLTSVDLTTLTSDKEIEKILLEVDKKLYQAKERGRNLIIY
- a CDS encoding ATP-binding protein, with the protein product MDRNLYLKTTIKADTEYLTLINKLTVDICSLLGFDKESSNNISLSVDEAVTNTIKHAYKMDKTKNIEIEYFTKNKELVIKISHTGIPFTPDKLILPDMEEYLKKYKKGGLGIMLMVKFMDSVEYGSENDRHFCKLTKKIK